A stretch of Gemmatimonas aurantiaca T-27 DNA encodes these proteins:
- a CDS encoding cation:proton antiporter — MRRIVILLILYAVMGGIFVLGGADAGAPTLMLFGFLILGAYSVGELVKPFGIPKIVGYLLAGILFGPPGLGYVSKPVLAELNPVSNLAIALIAFLAGAELQMEEIKARGAAILKMVSVELVLSFVSVTAVVLVLREQLPFMATAPLPEAAAFSMLFAAVAVVHSPAVTMALLTETRASGPVARYTLGVVLVMDVAVVLIFSLVLAAARSMAPPAGDSGGVQLGAVVWEIGGSVIVGAVLGVGIAAYLRFISRELFIFGLLVALLGAEVARILHVETLLTLLVAGFVAENAGGGRGAELRHALERAAAPVFVVFFALSGAKIDPRTVLPLWMIVIPVVLVRMGGIWAGMQLGGRWARLDPLIPQRAWLGLVSQAGVAIGLATVVADVYPTRGGQLRDLLLATIAINETIGPILFRLGLKRAGELDASDPSGVHALPEPKHA, encoded by the coding sequence GACCCTGATGTTGTTCGGCTTCCTGATTCTCGGAGCGTACAGCGTCGGTGAACTGGTCAAGCCGTTTGGCATCCCCAAGATCGTGGGGTATCTGCTGGCCGGTATTCTCTTCGGGCCGCCGGGATTGGGTTATGTATCGAAGCCGGTGCTGGCCGAACTCAATCCGGTCAGCAATCTCGCCATCGCATTGATTGCGTTCCTGGCGGGCGCCGAGCTGCAGATGGAAGAGATCAAGGCGCGCGGGGCCGCGATCCTGAAGATGGTATCCGTGGAGCTGGTGTTGTCGTTCGTGTCCGTCACGGCGGTGGTGCTGGTGTTGCGCGAGCAGTTGCCGTTCATGGCCACGGCGCCATTGCCGGAAGCGGCGGCGTTTTCGATGCTGTTTGCCGCCGTGGCGGTGGTGCACTCACCTGCCGTCACCATGGCGCTGCTCACGGAAACACGGGCCAGTGGGCCGGTGGCGCGCTACACGCTGGGTGTGGTGCTGGTGATGGACGTTGCGGTGGTGCTGATCTTCTCGCTGGTGCTGGCGGCGGCGCGTTCGATGGCACCACCGGCCGGTGACAGTGGCGGTGTGCAACTCGGCGCCGTGGTGTGGGAGATCGGCGGATCGGTCATCGTGGGCGCCGTGCTTGGTGTGGGCATCGCGGCGTATCTGCGATTCATCAGCCGGGAGCTGTTCATCTTCGGCTTGCTGGTGGCGCTGCTCGGTGCAGAAGTGGCGCGCATCCTGCACGTGGAAACGCTGCTGACGCTGCTCGTGGCAGGATTCGTGGCCGAGAATGCGGGAGGCGGTCGTGGTGCCGAATTGCGTCATGCGCTCGAGCGCGCAGCAGCGCCGGTCTTCGTGGTGTTCTTTGCACTGTCGGGTGCCAAGATCGATCCCCGCACGGTGTTGCCGTTGTGGATGATCGTGATTCCGGTGGTACTGGTGCGCATGGGCGGCATCTGGGCCGGTATGCAGCTCGGTGGCCGTTGGGCGCGGCTCGATCCGCTCATTCCGCAGCGCGCCTGGCTTGGACTGGTGTCGCAGGCCGGTGTGGCGATCGGCCTCGCCACGGTGGTGGCCGATGTGTATCCCACGCGCGGCGGGCAGCTCCGTGATCTGCTGCTGGCCACCATTGCCATCAATGAAACCATTGGCCCGATTCTCTTCCGGCTGGGCCTCAAGCGAGCCGGCGAGTTGGACGCCTCAGATCCTTCAGGCGTCCACGCTCTGCCGGAGCCCAAGCACGCATAG
- a CDS encoding glycosyltransferase family 2 protein, which yields MTQSARASSRKELEVPRWTFSILTIPSRIEFLERLLQSLASLPATPAFEVIVVHNAASEEEPLAIEARIRALAPTLPVRVYVNSTDATIGGGRRVQLAVCRTPLVAFVDDDLTLHGDVLSSIEETLRAHPLGIVGLPSYEEDTDVRFKPRESTPYVDVDRIRYMPVQGMLVAGYRRLFADIGGFNPRRQFWGEWTEFNLRMWRHGFPTGYILDRGFLRHWHKAPESPTRNMSGREKHVLWGLMCIALEYDAVSINEATDAFWRLAQDRYLAYSFGEQPSSKQLLASVLELMPKLSREFPAIHAFADEARRHPFQFKPFEPLSPDDVGRVLAYADEEIGKYRGVLGEVPPPAPLVQTGWLRRIGRAVLGRRTVAH from the coding sequence GTGACGCAGTCCGCGCGCGCCTCATCGCGCAAGGAACTGGAAGTGCCACGCTGGACCTTCTCGATCCTCACGATTCCGTCACGCATCGAATTCCTCGAACGTCTGCTGCAGTCGCTGGCATCCCTGCCGGCAACACCGGCGTTCGAAGTGATTGTCGTGCACAATGCCGCCTCGGAAGAAGAACCGCTGGCGATCGAAGCACGCATCCGTGCGCTGGCTCCCACGTTGCCCGTGCGCGTGTACGTGAATTCCACGGATGCCACCATCGGTGGTGGACGTCGTGTGCAACTGGCCGTGTGCCGCACACCGCTGGTCGCATTCGTGGATGACGACCTCACGCTGCACGGCGATGTGCTCTCCAGCATCGAAGAAACGCTGCGCGCCCATCCGTTGGGCATCGTGGGTCTGCCGTCTTACGAAGAAGACACCGACGTACGGTTCAAGCCGCGGGAATCCACGCCCTATGTCGATGTGGATCGCATTCGCTACATGCCGGTCCAGGGCATGCTGGTGGCCGGGTATCGTCGCCTGTTTGCCGATATCGGCGGCTTCAATCCGCGTCGGCAGTTCTGGGGTGAATGGACAGAGTTCAACCTCCGGATGTGGCGTCATGGATTCCCCACGGGCTACATCCTCGATCGGGGTTTTCTGCGCCATTGGCACAAGGCACCCGAATCGCCCACCCGCAACATGTCGGGACGGGAGAAACATGTGCTGTGGGGTCTCATGTGCATCGCACTCGAATACGATGCGGTGAGCATCAACGAAGCCACCGACGCCTTCTGGCGGCTCGCACAGGATCGGTACCTCGCCTATTCGTTCGGCGAACAACCCAGCTCCAAACAACTGCTCGCCAGTGTGCTCGAACTCATGCCCAAACTCTCGCGTGAGTTCCCGGCCATTCACGCCTTTGCCGACGAGGCGCGGCGCCATCCGTTCCAGTTCAAGCCGTTCGAGCCACTGTCCCCAGACGACGTGGGGCGTGTGTTGGCCTACGCCGACGAAGAGATCGGCAAGTATCGCGGCGTGTTGGGTGAAGTCCCGCCGCCGGCACCATTGGTGCAAACGGGTTGGTTGCGCCGCATCGGGCGCGCGGTCCTTGGCCGCCGCACCGTCGCGCACTGA
- a CDS encoding HAD hydrolase family protein: MPPPHTPSTHAQSPASPHTSPHTSRAPLLIVSDVDGTLIDERGQLPCTPVALRALLAALAAARGAPVLVALASSRTMRELTVLQRALGLYGPCIAEDGALLGVDVGRRGAVPFGVEQHDHIDVTDDPAWTAITNAGRRTLALQSFAVDSAALDRMMNDCSAFQHADVRRLGAAEWKSLGFRTPASVRRALAARHHSILLDPEVLDVDALNTLHDFTARQALQLRRGGRWLTLTAASGKGAALRALRHNARLDGVPPLIVAVGNEENDISLLAEADLRFVIRNPHRGPHESLASLPGAVVLSPEGPGGWIDMLNRLHLVAT; this comes from the coding sequence ATGCCACCACCTCACACACCGTCCACACACGCACAATCACCCGCATCACCGCACACATCACCGCACACATCGCGAGCCCCGCTGCTCATTGTGAGCGATGTCGATGGCACGCTCATCGACGAGCGTGGACAACTGCCTTGCACGCCCGTCGCACTGCGGGCACTGCTCGCCGCACTCGCCGCCGCACGCGGCGCTCCGGTACTCGTTGCGCTGGCCTCGAGTCGTACGATGCGTGAGCTCACCGTGCTACAGCGTGCGCTGGGACTATACGGACCGTGTATCGCCGAAGACGGTGCCTTGCTTGGTGTCGATGTGGGACGACGTGGCGCGGTGCCGTTTGGTGTGGAACAACACGATCACATCGACGTCACGGATGATCCTGCGTGGACTGCAATCACGAACGCAGGGCGTCGCACACTTGCTCTGCAATCATTTGCAGTCGATAGCGCGGCATTGGATCGTATGATGAATGATTGCAGCGCTTTCCAGCACGCGGATGTGCGCCGCCTCGGCGCCGCCGAGTGGAAATCGCTTGGATTCCGGACACCTGCATCCGTGCGTCGTGCACTCGCGGCGCGTCATCACAGCATTCTGCTCGATCCGGAAGTCCTTGACGTGGACGCGCTGAACACGCTACATGACTTCACGGCGCGACAGGCTCTGCAACTGCGCCGCGGTGGACGCTGGCTCACGCTCACGGCCGCTTCCGGAAAAGGTGCTGCGCTTCGTGCGCTGCGGCACAATGCCCGACTGGATGGTGTACCACCCCTGATTGTCGCTGTTGGCAACGAGGAGAACGACATCTCGTTGCTCGCTGAAGCGGACCTGCGCTTCGTGATACGTAACCCGCACAGAGGCCCGCATGAGTCGCTCGCGTCACTGCCTGGCGCCGTAGTACTCAGTCCCGAAGGCCCTGGAGGATGGATCGACATGCTGAATCGCTTGCACTTGGTCGCCACGTGA
- the nhaA gene encoding Na+/H+ antiporter NhaA yields MNADSHDGLISAAPLKPSQSLSGLLLLAATIVAMIWANSDARDSYHALWELPIGGMSLHHVINDALMALFFLMVGLEIKHELQDGALASVRQAALPIVGAIGGMLVPAAIYTAIAVGSPAARGWGIPMATDIAFALGVMALLGDRVPAGLRIFLAALAIADDIGAVLVIGLFYTSHIAIGALAAVLALVGLLLVCNKRGVRSPWPYIALGLLLWVAVYKSGVHASIAGVLLAFTIPARGNSSVEQTLEHALQFPVSYGVVPLFALANAGVALPHDLGALMASTAAVATAAGLLIGKPIGIAGAAWIAVRMRWASLPTGATWLGLIGVSLLGGIGFTMSLFVAALAFGTSAHLDAAKLGVLSGSLCAGALGAALLILGARPPARPTTPEFT; encoded by the coding sequence ATGAACGCAGACTCACACGACGGGCTGATCTCGGCCGCACCGCTCAAGCCCAGCCAGTCCCTGAGCGGCCTGCTCCTGCTCGCCGCCACCATCGTGGCCATGATCTGGGCCAACTCGGATGCGCGTGACTCCTATCACGCGCTCTGGGAACTGCCCATCGGGGGCATGTCGCTGCATCACGTCATCAACGACGCGTTGATGGCGCTGTTTTTTCTCATGGTCGGCCTCGAGATCAAACACGAGTTGCAGGACGGTGCACTGGCGTCTGTCCGACAGGCCGCCCTGCCGATCGTGGGCGCGATCGGTGGCATGCTGGTACCGGCGGCGATCTACACCGCGATCGCTGTCGGGTCGCCCGCCGCGCGCGGATGGGGCATCCCCATGGCCACCGACATCGCGTTTGCGCTCGGTGTCATGGCCCTGCTCGGCGATCGTGTGCCCGCCGGACTGCGCATTTTTCTCGCCGCACTCGCCATCGCCGACGATATCGGTGCGGTGCTCGTCATCGGCCTGTTTTACACCTCGCACATCGCGATAGGCGCCCTCGCGGCCGTCCTGGCTCTCGTGGGGCTTCTGCTCGTCTGCAACAAACGCGGTGTACGCAGCCCGTGGCCCTACATCGCATTGGGCCTGCTCCTGTGGGTCGCGGTGTACAAGTCGGGTGTGCACGCCAGTATCGCCGGTGTGTTGCTGGCCTTCACCATTCCCGCACGGGGCAACAGCAGCGTGGAGCAGACGCTCGAACACGCCCTGCAGTTCCCGGTGAGTTACGGCGTGGTGCCCCTCTTCGCGCTGGCCAACGCCGGTGTGGCCCTGCCGCACGATCTGGGGGCACTCATGGCCAGCACGGCGGCTGTGGCAACCGCTGCCGGACTGCTCATCGGCAAGCCGATTGGCATCGCCGGCGCCGCATGGATCGCGGTGCGCATGCGATGGGCCTCACTACCCACAGGGGCGACCTGGTTGGGGCTCATCGGGGTATCACTGCTCGGCGGCATTGGCTTCACGATGTCCCTGTTCGTGGCCGCCCTGGCCTTCGGCACCAGCGCACACCTCGATGCGGCCAAGCTCGGCGTGTTGAGCGGATCACTGTGCGCAGGCGCACTCGGCGCCGCCCTACTGATACTGGGCGCGCGGCCCCCAGCACGCCCGACCACACCCGAGTTCACATGA
- a CDS encoding S41 family peptidase, whose amino-acid sequence MPLSLRSRRLWIIPLIAGGLAAAFVGGVWFEQKRAAARDEWSEARLLSQAIDSVRVNALDSLPSDELIRRAVAGMLRELHDPYAALLRGDGVQRYRGTLQGEVRGLGLSLRGQKDGASVVRVARGSPAHAAGLRAGDRILMVDSVPVRDGWGKQRDSTEDAPSSHVLTVWRAPMGDTSTVTVQRTTWHMSAVAEQGLLADSVGYVRVSTMTARSAAELEDAVESLVSRGAKSLVLDLRGNGGGLFEEGVKAAGLFLPRGAVVSSLAGRGGTEPQPHRAPTSRWPTMPLTVLVDAGTASAAEVTAAALRDYGRALLIGAPTYGKGVVQRVVTLSKELSLRLTTARWLTPNGEALVRREGTGAAARGGIEPDVLLDDAVRRDWSAAPPGWTAASSALVNRLADSLAMHALRESWAISPLAVLEARMRVSLAQMVPREVSDPIARTEWVTVGTRMAVLRVFEVEQADEQMLRYAVRSDAALRAGLDVLTPGVEVSHVVPALLPVTLPSVLGRRVIEVP is encoded by the coding sequence ATGCCTCTTTCGCTCCGATCCCGTCGTCTCTGGATCATCCCGCTGATTGCGGGGGGATTGGCTGCGGCGTTTGTCGGTGGTGTGTGGTTCGAGCAGAAGCGGGCCGCGGCCCGGGATGAGTGGTCCGAAGCACGTCTGCTGTCGCAAGCCATCGACTCGGTGCGCGTGAATGCCCTCGATTCCCTGCCCAGTGATGAACTGATCCGGCGCGCGGTGGCGGGCATGCTGCGGGAGTTGCACGACCCGTACGCCGCGCTGCTGCGGGGGGACGGTGTGCAGCGGTATCGGGGCACCTTGCAGGGCGAGGTGCGTGGACTGGGTCTGTCGCTGCGTGGGCAGAAGGACGGTGCCAGCGTGGTGCGCGTGGCGCGTGGATCGCCGGCTCACGCCGCCGGGCTCCGTGCCGGCGATCGCATCCTGATGGTGGACAGCGTGCCGGTGCGTGATGGGTGGGGCAAGCAGCGCGACAGCACGGAAGATGCGCCGTCCAGTCATGTGTTGACGGTGTGGCGTGCACCGATGGGAGACACCTCCACCGTCACCGTGCAGCGCACCACGTGGCATATGTCGGCGGTGGCCGAACAGGGCTTGCTGGCGGATTCGGTGGGATATGTGCGGGTGTCCACGATGACCGCGCGATCGGCCGCAGAGCTCGAGGACGCGGTGGAATCGCTGGTGTCACGCGGCGCGAAGTCCCTGGTGCTGGACCTGCGGGGCAATGGTGGCGGCTTGTTCGAAGAAGGGGTGAAGGCGGCGGGACTGTTTCTGCCACGCGGGGCGGTGGTGTCATCGTTGGCCGGTCGTGGTGGCACGGAGCCGCAGCCCCATCGGGCCCCCACGTCGCGCTGGCCCACGATGCCGCTCACCGTGTTGGTGGATGCGGGGACGGCGAGCGCGGCCGAAGTCACGGCGGCAGCGCTGCGTGACTACGGTCGGGCGCTGCTGATCGGTGCGCCCACCTACGGGAAGGGCGTCGTGCAGCGCGTGGTCACGCTGTCGAAAGAGCTGTCGCTGCGACTCACCACCGCACGCTGGCTCACGCCCAACGGAGAAGCGCTGGTGCGGCGGGAAGGCACCGGTGCGGCCGCGCGCGGTGGCATCGAGCCCGATGTGCTGCTCGATGACGCGGTGCGTCGTGACTGGTCGGCGGCGCCTCCCGGGTGGACGGCGGCATCGTCGGCGCTCGTGAACCGCCTCGCCGATTCGTTGGCCATGCACGCCTTGCGCGAATCGTGGGCGATTTCGCCGCTGGCGGTGCTCGAGGCGCGCATGCGGGTCTCGCTGGCGCAGATGGTGCCGCGCGAAGTCTCCGATCCGATCGCCCGCACGGAATGGGTGACGGTGGGGACACGCATGGCGGTGCTGCGCGTGTTCGAAGTGGAGCAGGCCGACGAACAGATGCTGCGCTATGCAGTGCGGAGTGATGCGGCGCTGCGTGCCGGACTCGATGTGCTGACACCGGGCGTGGAAGTCTCGCACGTGGTGCCGGCCCTGTTGCCGGTCACACTGCCGTCGGTGCTGGGACGGCGTGTCATCGAGGTCCCGTGA
- a CDS encoding class I SAM-dependent DNA methyltransferase — translation MDEAKRYDQAYFDKWYRHPKHRVKSPAELARQVAFVLGTAEFVLGRPVRSVLDVGCGEGQWRAALRAHRPRLHYDGVDPSAYAVERYGARRNLHLGGIESLDGLALRDQYDLVVCCGMLNYLSTAQLTDGLSQVARRVGGVAYLELFTREDRFEGDTEWPTPKPARWYRDAMQAAGLTAIGMQCYVLTRDVDRVSLLERS, via the coding sequence GTGGACGAAGCCAAGCGCTACGATCAGGCGTACTTCGACAAGTGGTACCGCCATCCCAAGCATCGCGTGAAATCGCCGGCCGAGTTGGCACGCCAGGTGGCGTTTGTGCTGGGCACGGCGGAATTCGTGTTGGGTCGACCGGTGCGGTCGGTGCTCGATGTGGGATGTGGGGAGGGGCAGTGGCGTGCCGCACTGCGTGCGCATCGTCCGCGGTTGCACTATGACGGGGTCGATCCGAGCGCCTATGCCGTCGAACGGTACGGCGCGCGCCGCAACCTGCATCTTGGCGGCATCGAATCGTTGGATGGTCTCGCCCTGCGCGATCAGTACGATCTGGTGGTATGCTGTGGCATGCTCAACTACCTCTCCACCGCACAGCTCACCGATGGGCTGTCGCAAGTGGCACGGCGAGTGGGTGGTGTGGCGTATCTCGAGTTGTTCACGCGCGAAGATCGTTTTGAAGGGGACACCGAATGGCCCACGCCGAAACCCGCGCGGTGGTATCGCGATGCCATGCAGGCGGCTGGGCTGACGGCGATCGGGATGCAGTGTTATGTGTTGACACGGGATGTCGATCGTGTGTCGTTGCTCGAGCGGTCGTGA
- the epsC gene encoding serine O-acetyltransferase EpsC, whose translation MSAPAALSNWRDFLVSLREERTRCDAPRPLRAMAEEFALRALALLFPQFAHPSRLGADGVDDEASHLEALLRAAITPLMPDAESVVAEILDRLPAVHAMLMEDARTITAGDPAAGSIEEVIISYPGFLATAVHRLSHELYLRDVPLFPRVLSEWAHRETGIDIHPGARIGAAFAIDHGTGVVIGETSEIGDRVRIYQGVTLGALAVSKKLQNRKRHPTIGNDVVIYANATILGGTTHVGDHSVIGGNVWLTSSVPERSVVQFTSRVEPRPAPDADGNDDGNDDGIEFHI comes from the coding sequence GTGAGCGCACCGGCAGCACTCTCCAATTGGCGCGACTTTCTGGTGAGTCTGCGTGAAGAACGCACTCGATGTGATGCACCGCGGCCGTTGCGGGCGATGGCCGAGGAGTTTGCGTTGCGGGCGCTGGCGTTGCTGTTCCCGCAGTTTGCCCACCCGTCGCGATTGGGAGCCGATGGGGTGGACGACGAGGCTTCACACCTCGAGGCCTTGCTGCGGGCGGCGATCACCCCGCTGATGCCCGATGCGGAGTCGGTGGTGGCGGAGATTCTCGATCGGTTGCCGGCCGTGCATGCCATGCTCATGGAGGATGCGCGCACCATCACCGCCGGCGACCCGGCAGCCGGCAGTATCGAGGAAGTGATCATCTCGTATCCAGGTTTCCTGGCGACGGCGGTACATCGCCTGTCACACGAGTTGTATCTGCGCGACGTGCCGCTGTTTCCGCGGGTGTTATCGGAGTGGGCGCATCGCGAGACCGGTATCGACATCCATCCGGGTGCCCGAATCGGCGCCGCGTTTGCCATCGATCATGGTACCGGTGTGGTGATTGGTGAAACGAGCGAGATCGGTGATCGGGTGCGTATCTATCAGGGCGTGACGCTGGGGGCGCTGGCGGTCAGCAAGAAGCTGCAGAATCGCAAGCGACACCCCACCATCGGCAACGATGTCGTGATCTACGCCAACGCCACCATCCTGGGCGGCACCACACATGTGGGGGATCATTCGGTGATCGGCGGCAACGTGTGGCTCACGTCGTCGGTGCCGGAGCGTTCGGTGGTGCAGTTCACGAGTCGGGTGGAGCCGCGTCCGGCACCGGATGCCGACGGCAACGACGACGGCAACGACGACGGCATCGAGTTTCACATTTAG
- the cysK gene encoding cysteine synthase A, producing MRVANILETIGRTPHVRLQRLFPAPAEVWLKLERANPGGSIKDRIALAMIEDAERAGVLQPGSVIVEPTSGNTGIGLAMVAAVKGYRLVLVMPESMSIERRRIMAAYGATFDLTPRELGMKGAIARAQELVASTPHAWMPQQFDNAANVRMHADTTAREILDDFPEGIDYLITGVGTGGHITGVSEMLKQQWPAMKTLAVEPAKSAVIGGGAPSPHRIQGIGAGFIPANLHVDTLDGTVNVTEEASYRFAQRAAREEGIFVGISSGAALAAVDQSLATLPSGARVLTFCYDTGERYLSIDGLFPV from the coding sequence ATGCGAGTCGCCAACATCCTCGAAACCATCGGTCGCACGCCTCATGTGCGGCTGCAGCGTCTGTTTCCTGCACCGGCAGAGGTCTGGCTCAAGCTGGAGCGTGCGAATCCCGGTGGCAGCATCAAGGATCGCATTGCACTGGCGATGATCGAGGATGCCGAACGCGCGGGCGTGCTGCAACCTGGCAGCGTGATCGTGGAACCCACCTCGGGGAACACCGGCATCGGGCTCGCCATGGTGGCTGCGGTGAAAGGCTATCGGCTGGTGCTCGTGATGCCCGAGTCGATGTCCATCGAGCGGCGGCGTATCATGGCTGCCTACGGGGCGACCTTCGATCTGACACCGCGCGAACTCGGGATGAAGGGCGCGATTGCCCGGGCGCAGGAACTGGTCGCCTCCACGCCCCACGCCTGGATGCCGCAGCAGTTCGACAATGCGGCCAATGTCCGTATGCATGCCGATACCACCGCACGGGAAATCCTCGACGATTTTCCGGAAGGCATCGACTATCTCATCACCGGTGTCGGTACGGGTGGTCATATCACCGGTGTGAGCGAAATGCTCAAGCAGCAGTGGCCGGCCATGAAAACGCTGGCCGTGGAGCCGGCGAAGTCGGCGGTGATCGGCGGTGGCGCGCCGAGTCCCCATCGAATTCAGGGCATTGGCGCGGGATTCATTCCGGCCAATCTGCACGTGGACACACTCGATGGCACAGTGAATGTGACCGAAGAAGCGTCGTATCGTTTTGCACAACGCGCGGCGCGTGAAGAGGGCATCTTCGTGGGGATCTCCAGTGGCGCTGCACTGGCGGCGGTGGACCAGTCGCTGGCGACGCTGCCAAGTGGCGCGCGTGTGCTGACGTTCTGCTACGACACGGGTGAACGCTACCTGTCGATCGACGGGCTCTTCCCCGTCTGA
- a CDS encoding DNA recombination protein RmuC — protein MQEIAGTADASPLAMVMWLAAGAVFGGVITWLVARRIAHADVARARSDAMNDADARARATEVALREQLARHEAEASLTERHGSVSELLVPIRETLSRYDAALGELGRAQARVAGQITERLDAVTLAGETLRHETQQLSQALRAPSVRGQWGELQLRRVCELAGMLAYCDFEPQVTVRGESGVQRPDLIVRLPGDRRIVVDAKAPLSAYLEAMAAGDERTRTARLAAHAAQVRAHVQQLAAKRYWAQFDDAPDFVVLFLPGEAFFAAALDADPSLLEAALEDRVLLATPTTLIALLKAAAYGWRQERVADEAAQVAALGRELHERLSVFDEQLVELGRGLQRAVLSYNRAIGSLERRVLVSARKLGTLSGVAAVDGSLTSPSLLDVQVRGSEGYDSEGTEPERVP, from the coding sequence ATGCAGGAGATCGCGGGCACCGCTGATGCTTCGCCACTCGCCATGGTGATGTGGCTGGCCGCAGGCGCTGTCTTCGGTGGTGTGATCACCTGGCTGGTGGCGCGCCGCATCGCTCACGCCGACGTGGCCCGCGCCCGCAGTGATGCCATGAACGACGCCGATGCACGGGCTCGTGCCACCGAGGTGGCGCTACGGGAGCAACTGGCGCGACATGAAGCAGAAGCATCGCTCACGGAACGGCATGGCAGTGTGTCCGAGTTGTTGGTGCCGATCCGGGAGACGCTGTCGCGCTACGACGCCGCGCTGGGAGAACTCGGGCGAGCGCAGGCCCGTGTGGCAGGTCAGATCACCGAGCGTCTCGACGCCGTGACACTGGCCGGTGAAACACTGCGTCATGAAACGCAGCAGCTCTCGCAGGCTTTGCGGGCCCCCAGTGTGCGTGGGCAATGGGGCGAATTGCAGTTGCGGCGGGTGTGTGAACTGGCCGGCATGCTGGCCTACTGTGACTTCGAACCACAGGTGACGGTGCGCGGCGAGTCGGGTGTGCAACGACCTGACCTGATCGTGCGATTGCCTGGTGATCGCCGGATCGTGGTGGACGCCAAGGCGCCGCTGTCCGCGTATCTCGAAGCGATGGCTGCCGGTGACGAACGCACCCGAACCGCTCGGCTGGCGGCTCATGCCGCGCAGGTGCGTGCGCATGTGCAGCAATTGGCGGCCAAGCGGTATTGGGCCCAGTTCGACGACGCGCCGGACTTTGTGGTGCTGTTCCTGCCGGGTGAAGCGTTTTTTGCGGCAGCACTCGACGCCGATCCCAGTTTGCTGGAGGCCGCACTGGAGGATCGTGTGTTGCTGGCCACTCCCACCACGCTTATCGCCTTGCTCAAGGCCGCAGCGTATGGCTGGCGGCAAGAACGTGTGGCCGATGAAGCCGCGCAGGTCGCAGCGTTGGGTCGCGAACTGCATGAACGGTTGTCGGTGTTCGACGAGCAGCTCGTGGAGCTGGGACGTGGTCTCCAGCGCGCCGTGCTGTCGTACAATCGTGCCATTGGGAGTCTCGAGCGACGGGTGCTGGTGAGCGCGCGAAAACTGGGCACGCTCAGTGGTGTGGCTGCGGTCGATGGGTCACTCACTTCGCCGTCGTTGCTGGATGTTCAGGTGCGCGGCAGCGAGGGGTATGACAGCGAAGGCACCGAACCGGAACGTGTTCCGTGA